CCGGGCGGCAGTGGCCGACTATGTCGAGAAATGCCCTTGGCCGATCGAACGGGAACAGCCGCTGTTCCGCGGGCAGAAGGGAGGCACGCTCTCGCAAGGCATGGTGCAAAAGGCGATGGCGCGCGCGAGAATTGCGCTCGGGTTGCCATCAACGGCGACACCGCACGCTCTACGACATAGTTTTGCAACGCACCTGCTGAGTGCCGGTGCAGACCTCAGGAGCCTGCAGGAACTGCTCGGTCATGCGAGCCTGGGATCGACCCAGATTTACACCAAAGTCGACGCGGCGACCCTACTCGATACTTACCGCAGCGCCCACCCGCGCGAAAAGAAGCCGTCAGGCTAGTCGCGCTTCGATCGCATCCCAGATTATCCCGGGCGTGTCGGTTCCGTTGAAATTATCGATCGCGACGATCCCGGTGGGGCTGGTGACGTTTATTTCGGTCAACCATTCGCCGCCGATAACGTCGATACCCACGAATATCAGGCCGAGCTCCTTGAGGCGCGGCCCCATTGCGGCGCAAATCTCTTCTTCGCGCGGGGTGAGCGTCGTGGCCTCCGCACTTCCACCGACCGCCAAGTTGGAGCGGAATTCGCCCTCCCCCGGTTTGCGGTTGATCGCCCCCGTCACCTCGCCATCTACCAGCACGATGCGCTTGTCGCCTTTGGCCACCTCGGGGAGGAAGGGCTGGACCATGTGCGGCTCGGGCCAGGTCTGGTTGAACACTTCGAACAGGGCAGAGAGGTTGTCGCCGTCGGCGGGAACCCGGAAGATCGCCTTGCCGCCGTTGCCGTGGATCGGTTTTACCACCACCGCGCCGTGCTGGCGCTGGAATGCCCGCACCTCTTCGACTGACCGGGTCACCAGCGTCGGCGGCATGAACTCGCGGTAATCGAGCACCAGCACCTTTTCGGGCGCATTGCGTACCGATCGGGGATTGTTCACCACCAGCGTTTCGTCCTCGATCCGTTCGAGCAGGTGGGTTGCGGTGATATAACCCATGTGAAACGGCGGATCCTGCCGCATCAGGACTACGTCGACATCGCGGCCCAGATCGAGCCGACGGCGTTCGCCCATGTTGAAATGTTCGCCTTCGACGCGCTGCACGGTGACCGGATTTGCGTGGGCGATCAACCGGTCATCGGAGTCGAGCGTGAGCGAACCAACATCGTAGTGAAACAGCTCTGCGCCGCGCGACTGCGCCGACAGCATCAGCGCGAAGCTCGAATCTCCTGCGGTGTTGATCTTGTCGAGCGGGTCCATCTGGACCGCGACGCGTAAGGGCATCGGAGTTCCTCTTCAGGGTTGCCAGGCATTGACGATGTGGTCGGGCAATCGCCCGGGTGCAAGCAGGATCACGTCGATCCGCATATCGTCTCCATCGCGGACGTAGTCCTGCGCGACCGCTTCCGCTGCGGCAGCGACGCGGCGCAGACGGTATTCGTCGATCGCAAACGCGAGGTCGGCTGCCTGTTTGCGCCACTTGACTTCGATAAACGCGACCACCCCCATCCGGCGCGCGACAAGGTCGATCTCGCCTGCGGGTGTCTTGCGACGGCGGTCGAGGATCGACCAGCCTTTTGCGCGCAGCCACAGCTCCGCCCGCCGCTCGCCGCGCCTGCCTTCGCGCTCTGCCCGTTGGCGTTTCAACGCGATTTCATCTCGAGCGCGCGGGCATAGAGCGCCTTGCGGTCCTGCCCGGTCGCCTTTGCGACGTGGGCTGCGGCCTGAGAGGCCTTCATTGTCGCGAGCGCTTCGAGCAGCATGGCTTCGACATCTTCCACGCTCGTTTCAGCCCGTTCGGGTGGCGCGATGAGGAGCACGATCTCGCCCTTTGGCGGGTGCTGCTCGTAATGCGCGCGCAGATCTGCAGCACTTGCAGTGCGACATTCCTCGTGGAGCTTGGTCAATTCTCGCGCCACCGAAACCGTTCGGCCCGGCAAAACCTTAGCGATCGCCGCAAGTGATTTTGCGAGCCGTGGGCCGGTTTCATAGAAGATCAAGGTGGCGTCGATTTGTGCAAGTTGCGCTAGTCTATCCGCGCGCGCCTTGTCCTTCACCGGCAGGAACCCGGCGAACAGGAAGCTGTCGTTGGGCAGCCCTGAGAGTGTCAGACCGACTATGGCCGCACACGGCCCGGGCAAGCTCGTAGCCGGTATCCCCGCGTCGCGCGCTTCATGTACCAGTCGGTAACCGGGGTCGGACACCAGAGGCGTTCCAGCGTCGCTCACCAACGCGATGGCCTGTGTCCGGGCGGCAGCCAGAATCCGCTCGCGGTCGCGCTCGCTCGTATGGTCGTCGTAGCGCCACAACGGTTTCGAGATACCCAAGTGCTTGAGCAACTTGCCGGTTACCCGCGTGTCCTCGCACGCTATCGCATCGCAGCCACGCAACGTCTCGACCGCTCGGAAAGTGATATCGCCGAGATTGCCAATAGGGGTCGCAACTATATAGAGACCGGGATCAAGCAGAGGTTCAGGCGCGTGGTGGGACACGGCAACCCTCATGGACCAGATACGCGGGGAGCGGCAAGCATGAACGGATGGAAACTCGATCGGCGCAAGCTGGTGGTGGCAAGCACGGCCTTGCTGCTGGCCGGGTGCAAGATCATTCCCAACGGAGGGGTCGAAACGGGCCCGGTCGCTCAACCGACCCCGGAACCGAGTGCGACCACACTGCCGACCGACGATTCGCGTCACCGTATCGCCCTGCTGGTTCCCACGACCGGTACCAATGCGGCGGTTGGCCAGTCGATCGCCAATGCGACCAATATGGCGCTCCTCGACACCAACGCGTCGAACTTGCGTATCACGACTTACGACACTTCGACCAATGCCGGCAGTGCGGCAGCGAAGGCGATTGCCGACGGCAACGGGCTCATCCTCGGCCCGCTGCTGGCTGACAACGTTGCAGCAGTGCAGGCGCAGGCGCGGCGGGCGGATGTCCCACTGATCACCTTTTCGAACGATAGCGCGGTCGCTAGCCCCGATGTGTTCGTGATGGGCATCGCCCCGGAGCAATCGATCGACCGCACCGTTGCCTACGCCAGCAAGCATGGATCGGTGCGATTTGCCGCGATCGTGCCCGATGGTGACTATGGAGACCGAGCGGCGGCCGCTTTCCGCAAGGCCGTGATTGCCGATGGCGGCACGCTTGCCGGGATCGAAACCTATACGCGTGGCAATACCTCGATCGTCAGCGCCGCGACGCGGCTGCAAACACGCGGCGGCTTCGATACTGTACTGATCGCCGATGGACCACGCCTTGCGGCGCAGGCTGCCGGGGTTTTCCGCCCGCGTGGTACCGGGACGACCCAGCTCCTCGGCACCGAGCTGTGGAGCGGCGATGCGGGCGTTACCCAGGTTTCCGCCTTGCGAGGGGCGCTGTTTTCGGCGGTTTCCGACAGCAGGTTCAAGCGCTTCAGCGACAGCTACGCCAGCCGCTTCGGTTCGCAACCTTATCGCATTTCGACGATCGGCTACGACGCTGTGCTGCTGACCCTGCGGATCGCGCGCGACTGGAAGCCGGGGCGCAAGTTTCCCACCTCGAACCTGCGCAGCCCGGACGGTTTCCTGGGGCTCGACGGGGCGTTCCGGTTCAACAGCAGCAATGTCGCGGAACGCGCGATGGAAGTGCGCCAGGTGCAGGATGGCAAAGTCGTGATCGTCTCGCCTGCGCCGAGAAAGTTCGGCGGCTGACGATAACTTCGTGCACGGCTTGAAGGCGCGCGAATCCCAAGCCTATAGCCGAGGCGATGTCCGAAGACCTGTTTGCCGATACGCCCGCCTCCAGCGGTGATTACGATTCGTCCTCGATCGAGGTGCTCGAAGGGCTCGAGCCGGTGCGTCGCCGGCCGGGAATGTATATCGGCGGGACCGACGACCGCGCGCTCCATCACCTCGCTGCCGAAGTGCTCGATAACTCGATGGACGAAGCCGTCGCTGGGCACGCGACACGGATCGAGGTCGTGCTGGAAGAAGGCAACCGCATCTCGATAGCGGACAACGGGCGCGGGATGCCGGTGGACGAACATCCGAAGTTTCCGGGCAAGTCGACTCTCGAAGTGATCCTCGGAACGCTGCATTCGGGAGGCAAGTTTTCCGGCAAGGCCTATGCCACCAGCGGCGGCCTGCACGGTGTGGGCGTGTCGGTGGTCAACGCACTGTCAAGCAGCACGCGGGTGGAAGTCGCCCGCGACCGGCAGCTCTATGCGCAGGAATTCTCGCGCGGACAGACACTCGGGCCGCTGCAGGAGCTTGGGCCGACACCTAACCGGCGCGGAACGACGGTCAGCTTTGTTCCCGACACCGAGATTTTTGGCGACCGGCAGTTCAGTCCCAAGCGGCTTTTCAAGCTTGCCCGGTCGAAGGCCTATCTGTTCGCCGGGGTCGAGATTCGCTGGAGATGCGCTGAAAGCCTTGCCGGCGAGGAGGTCCCGGCAGAAGCTGTGTTCAAGTTTCCGGGAGGCCTTGCGGATCATCTGGCAGAGCAGATCGGTGAACGCGAATGCGTGACCAGCCAGCCCTTCACCGGCAACCAGGAATTCCCGGACGATCAAGGGCGGGTAGAATGGGCGATCGCGTGGCCGCTATGGTCCGATGGCTCGACGAGCTGGTACTGCAACACGGTTCCGACGCCCGATGGCGGCACGCATGAACAAGGCGTTCGCGCGGCACTGACCAAGGGCCTGCGTGCCTTCGGGGAGCTGAACGGCACGAAAAAGGCGAAAGACATCGCTGCCGATGATGTGATGACCGGGGCCGAGGTGATGCTCAGCGTGTTCATCCGCGACCCGCAGTTCCAGAGCCAGACCAAGGACCGCCTGACCTCGCCCGAAGCCGCGCGCTACGTCGAGAACGCCGTGCGCGACCACTTCGACCACTTCCTGACCGACAACATGGAGCGCGGGCGTGCACTGCTCGGCCAGGTCATGGAACGAATGGACGAGCGCCTGAAGCGCAAGGCCGAACGCGAAGTCAAACGCAAGACCGCGACCAATGCCAAGAAACTCCGCCTCCCCGGTAAGCTCACCGATTGCTCAGGCGAAGGCGACGGCGATACCGAGCTGTTCATCGTCGAAGGCGACAGCGCGGGTGGCAGCGCCAAGCAGGCGCGCAACCGCAAGACCCAGGCGATCCTGCCGATCCGCGGGAAGATCCTCAACGTCGCCAGCGCCAGCGCCGACAAGATCCGCGCCAACAGCGAAATCGCCGACCTGATTCTCGCGCTCGGGTGCGGGACGCGTAAGGATTGCGATCCGGAAAACCTGCGCTACGACCGGATCATCATCATGACCGACGCGGATGTCGATGGCGCGCACATCGCGACGCTGTTGATGACGTTTTTCTTCCAGGAGATGCCAGCGATTGTGCGCGGGGGCTATCTCTACCTCGCGCAGCCGCCGCTCTACAAGCTGACCGCTGGAAAGGAGAGCGCCTATGCCCGCGACGACGCGCACCGGGCGGAGCTTGAGGATGGGCAATTCAAGGGCAAGAAGGTCGAAGTCAGCCGGTTTAAGGGCCTTGGCGAGATGAACCCCCAACAATTGCGCGAGACGACGATGAACCCGGAAACGCGCAGCCTGATCCGGATCACCCTTCCGGCCGAGCACGAGCAACGCCATGCGGTCAAGGAGCTGGTCGACCAGCTTATGGGCCGCAATCCGGAGCACCGGTTCAACTTCATCCAGAACAATGCCGGCGAATTCGATCGCGACATGATCGACGCGTAAGGATTGCCCGCAACCTCGGTTGTCGACCTTTATATGAGAAAGTGCTAATATTCCTTCCGGTTCTGAGGGGAACGGCACGATGGCTCTGCGCGAACATGAACTGAGGCGACAGATCGTCGGGGAAATGCACCTTCGGCGCTGGCCGGAAGTCGTCGCGCCTGCGACGATCTACCAGATCGTTCGCATCGTCTCCGAAAGCGAACGCGAGCAGGAACGCGAGGTGGTCGAACAACTGTTCGATCAACCGGGCGATGCGCTCAGACAGGATCAGCGCCACCTCTCCGGCGTGCTTGCAACCGGCCTTCGCGCGGACTGGGAACGGCACACAGAAGGTTCGACCATTACCCTGTTTGCGGCTCCCGACAATGACGATGAACAAATCTCCAATGCCCTCTGCGAAATCGAAAGTCTGCCCGGCAAGGTCATCCGCGCCACCCGCATTGTCGTCGCCGAGGATGAGGGAGCCGCTACCGAATCCATCGCAAAGATGGGCTTTGTCCCGCTGGAAGTGGTCAGCAGCCATGTCGGCCCCGGGGTCCGCTTCTGGTCCGACTTTCGCATCCATGCGCACGGCTATGGCGGGATCGTGGTAGCGGCGAACGGGTGTCCTCCGCCTGCGCTGGGCCGTACGATCCAGCAGCTGCAGGAACTGGGCAATTATCGCAATATGGCGCTGCTGGGGCTGCCGCCGACCCGCGATCAGTGGCCGCGTCTCGATATCGTCGAGCGCGAGCTACGCCGGTTTGCGGCCAACGTTTCCGATCCGGCAATGAAGGACGACGCGCTGCTAGAGTATGTCGCCGCGTTGTCGCTCGACATCGCCAATCTCTCGAACGCCATTGGTTATCGGCTCGACGCTACGCGCGCCTACGCCCAGCTGGTCAGCGAACGGCTTGACGAACTGGGCCCAGTGCCGATCGCCGGATTCCAGTCGATTGCCGAGTTTACCCAGCGCCGCTTGCAACCCGGGGTTCGCACGTGCGAGGCGCATCGCAACCGGTTGGCGCAGCTATCGGACCGTGCGCGCGATCTCACCGCGTTGCTACGCGCACGGGTGGAAACGCGGATCGAAAACCAGAATGCCCGACTGCTCGAATCGATGAACCAGACTGGCCAGCGGCAGATGCGCTTGCAGCAGTTGGTCGAGGGCCTGTCGATCTTCGCACTGACGTATTACGGTGTCGGGCTGCTTGGGTACCTGCTTGGGGGACTGGAGGAAGTAACTCATGTGTCCTCTCCCGGGCTGATCAAGGCCGCTGCGGTGCCGATCCTGATCGTGACGATTGCGATGGCCTTCCATGCGATCAGGCGGCGCATCCTCGACGATTAACCCTCGATCTGGCGGGTCGTAATCCGCAGGTTGCCGGTCAGCGTCTTGTGCACCGGGCAGCGGTCCGCCACGTCCATGAGGTCGGACTGTTCCTCAGCGGTCAGGTTGCCGCGAAGTTCGATCGCCCGGTGCAGCGCCTGGATGCTCACTCCGGTTTCGCAGTCGGCGCAGTCCTCGTGGTAATTGCGCTGGTGCGTCAGGTGCACGACCACACTGTCGAGATCGATCCCGGCCCGCTCGGCGTAAAGCTTGAGCGTCATCGAGGTGCAGGTGCCGAGCGAAGCCAGCAGCAGATCGTAGGGCGACGGTCCGGTGTCGTCGCCCCCGACCGACTTGGGTTCGTCGGCTATCAGGTGGTGGCTCGCCGTGATCACTTCGGTGCCGAACTTTCCGCAGCCGGTGCGCACCAGAACGCCTTCCTCGGGTGCCGGTTCGGCAGGCTCCATCGGCAAGTAACGGTCGGCCCATGCGGCGATCATCGTCGCAACAAAGTCTGCGTCGCGTTGCTTGAGCAGCAAGTGATCCGCTCCGGCGAGGCTGATGAAGCTCTTGGGATGAAAGGCCGCATCGTAGAGCCGAGCGGCATTCTCGATCCCGACCAGTTCGTCGGTCGGCGAATGCATGATCATTATCGGCAATCGCATCGCGTGGACGTTGCCGGTCAAGTCCACACCGCGCAGGTTTTCGATGAACTTGGCCGAGATCGTGAATGGGCGGCCTGCAATCGTGACTTCGCCCGATCCACTCTCCTCGATAGCCTGGAGATCGCCCGAGACCTGGCGCAGCACGTGTTCGACAGTGGCAGGCGCCCCGATCGTGGCGACAGCTGCTACGTCCGCATTGCCCTTTGCAGCGCCCAGCACCGCCGCCCCGCCGAGGCTATGACCGACCAGCAGCACGCCCGGTCCATGCCGTCCGACCATAAAGGCCAGAGCAGCCTGCACGTCGCTAACGTCCGCCGGGAAGCTATCTGCCCCGAAATCGCCTTCGCTGTCCCCCAGGCCCGAAAAATCGAACCTTAGGCAAGCGATGCCCTGCGCTGCCAACGCGCGGCTGACAGCAATCGCCGCCTTGCTCTGCCGGGTGCAAGTGAAGCAATGCGCGAAGACTGCCGCACCGCGAGTAAACCCCGTCGGCCGTTCGAGCGATGCGGCGAGCTGGTGGCCGTCTCGAGCGGGGAAGTGCAGGCTTTCGGTCGGCATGGGCGACTCCGGTCGATCGTTTCGTGCAAGTCACGCTACACGCGCGCTGCGCCCGGCGAAATCGCGACCTCGCGCCCTCTCAAAAATATCGGCTGTCGCGTTCCCCCTTGCCCTCGCCCGCCACCCCGCTTAACGCATACGTAAAGTTGCGAAGGGAGACCCAATGGTCCAGCGTTTCGAAGGTACCAACGACTACATCGCCACCGATGACTTGAAGGTCGCGGTCAATGCAGCGGTCACGCTGCGTCGGCCGCTGCTGGTCAAGGGCGAGCCGGGTACCGGCAAGACCGTGCTGGCGCAGGAAATCGCCAAGGCGATCGACGCCCCGCTGATCGAATGGAACATCAAGTCCACCACCAAGGCGCACCAAGGGCTCTACGAATACGACGCAGTCGCCCGCTTGCGCGATGGCCAGCTCGGCGAAGAGCGCGTCCATGACATCCGCAATTACATCAAGCGCGGCAAGCTGTGGGATGCGTTCACCAGCGAGCGGCTGCCGGTGTTGTTGATCGACGAGATCGACAAGGCCGATATCGAATTCCCGAACGACTTGCTGCACGAGCTCGACCGGATGAAGTTCGATGTCTACGAAACTCAGGAAACCATCGAGGCGAAGGAACGACCGATTGTCGTAATCACTTCGAACAACGAAAAGGAATTGCCCGACGCGTTCCTGCGCCGGTGCTTCTTCCACTACATCAAGTTCCCCGATCACGACACGATGCGCGAGATTATCGAGGTCCACTATCCGGGCATCCAGAAGGCGCTCGTCACCAAGGCGATGGAAGTCTTCTACGAGATCCGCGAAGTGCCAGGCCTGAAGAAGAAACCTTCGACCAGCGAACTGCTCGACTGGCTCAAACTGCTGCTCAACGAAGACATGCCGCTCGAGGTTTTGCAGGATCGCGATCCGACCAGGGCAATCCCGCCGATGCATGGCGCGCTGCTGAAGAACGAACAGGACGTTATGCTGTTCGAACGCCTCGCGTTCATGGCCCGGCGCAACCCGGGCGCGTAAGTCAGCTCACAGCGAAGCAGTCGATTCCGTCGCGCTTGAGGTTGCTGCAGATGGCAACCGCATCGGGCGAAGTGGCGCGTAGCCGGTAGTATCGCCGTAAGTTGACGATCGCGGGCACGATCGCTTGCTGCATCTGTGCCAGCTCCGGCCTTAGGCGGAGGAGATGAGCCCAATGCGCCGCTGCCTCGCCGCGAGAAGACATTGCCGCTAGCTGGATCGTTTCACCGGTTGGATTGGTAGGCGGGGCAGGCATTGGCGCGGCACGCGTTTGAATAGGTGTGGCAGTCGTCTGCGCGAGCCGGATGGCGCGCTCTGCGCGAAACTGCGCACGCATCGGAACCTTTGCATCGCTAACGCTTGCCAGCCGAAGTGCGGCGCGCTTGCCCGCGATCGGGCGGCTCGTCACGATCACTGCAGTCGTGGAGAATTCGGTCAAGCGGTAGAGCGATCGCGCAAATGCCGTCGGCAGCCGGATGCAGCCATGCGATGCGGGATAACGCGGCACGTGACCCGCATGGATCGCGATCCCCGACCAGGTCAGGCGTTGCATCCACGGCATCGGCGCGTTGCTGTAGATGTTAGAGCGGTGGAATCGGTTCTTCTGGAGGATGGCGAACACGCCTGAAGGGGTCGCCTTGCCGCGCCTCCCTGTCGATACGCGGCTACTGCCCCAGAACTTGCCGTCCCGGAAAACGTACATCCGCTGGTTCGGCTTGCTGATCACGAGCAGCACGCCGTTCGATGCGATGTCGCTTACCAGAACCGGAGGCGGAGGTGGCGGCGGCTCGGGCGATGCGGCTTGCATGACCAGGGTCGCTTCCTGGTCGATCGTTGCTGCTGGCGGGACGGCGTTGGCGAACGACATGCTTGCCACGAGCAGCCAAAGCAGCGGACCAACCAACCATACCGCGAACCTGGGCACCCACCTCTCCGCTTGCTGCAACGGAGGAGCGTTAGGTTATAGTTAACCGCCGATCAAGGTTTGGTCCGAGCCCGTGTTCTCAAATGTTTAGAGCACGTAAGCCAGCTCGAAATCGCCCCAGCGCTTACCGCCGATGATCAGCGGCACATAGACGTTGCGCACGATTTCGTAGGTCTTGCCGTCGCCTTCCTGGCGATAAACCGCCATCATGTAAGGCGCAGTGCTGGCCTTGGCCTTGGTGTCGATCGGGTCGAACAGGATGCGGCCATTACGGCAATACTTGGTGTCGTGTTCGAGATTGCCGGTCGGTTGACGCGAGCGATCTGAGGTGTGGGTCGGCAGGAACCCGTTCATGTCGGCCTGCGAGCACATCTTGATTGGCGCGCCCTCGCCCACCACGCGGTCGAGAACCGGGCGCCAGTTGCTGTCGGCCCAGTCGCTGAGCCCCGTGCGAAAACGCTTGGGGTTGCTGCCTTCGACTTCGCGATAGTCCTTATCGAACATCTGCGCGAGCGAGAGCGTTCCGTTGGCAATAGCCGTTTCGGCGTTGCCGGCGATTTCGGCGGCCACTTCGCGCGCCTTTTCGACCATCATGCTGTCGGCCGGCGAAAGGCCCGCCTTGACGATCGCGTCGAACATTTCGCTGGCGGTCAGCTCGAGCGCTTCGATGCGCTGGTGCGCATTCGACAGGCGGCTTTCGTTCTCGATGGCCGCGCGGTCGAACGCGCCGAGAACATCCTGGACCTTGTGGACATGGCCGCTGATTGTCGAAGTTGCCTTCGTGATCTGGTCGTTCTGGCCATCGACCTCGACGATCAGCTCGTTGACGCTCGATAGCGTATTCTCGATCTGGCTAACCGAACGCTTGGCTTCGTCGCTGGCGGCGGCGCCGCTCTCGATCCGCAGGACGACTTCGTCGGCTTCCTTGCCGAGCGTGTCGATCGTCCGGCCAATTTCTTCCGTGGCCCGGCGCGTGTCGTTCGCGAGGCTTTTCACTTCGCTGGCGACAACCGCAAATGCGCGGCCTTGTTCGCCGGCGCGCATCGCTTCGATCGTGGCGTTGAGCGCGAGGATGTTGGTCGTCTCGGCGATCTGGTCGATTTCGAGCGCGCTGCGGCGAACCTGGTCCATCGCAGCGGCAAACCCGGTCACGTGCGTGGTGAGCGTGCCGACGAGGTCGAGCAGCTCGGAAATGCGGCCAAGCGAGGACTGGATGAGCGTATTGCCTTCGCTCAGGCGCTCGATCGCCCGTTCGGACAGCAGCCTTGCTTCATCGCTCGCTTCGGAAACCTTGGTTTGGTCGGCTTCAAGCGCGGCAACGGTTTCCTGCAGTGCGGAATGTTCGGCACGCAGGCTCTCGCTCGAACGGATGACCGATTCGACGATTCCCGCGGCATCGGTGCAGCCGACCGTAACTTCGCCGCAATGACCGGAAATGCGGTCGATTGCAGTTGCATCGGCGACTTCGATTGCCTTGTGCTCCATTGACTACTTCGGGCCCCCTGAATTCAATTCGGCTTCCGCAGTAGACCAACCATGGTTAGCAAAGGTTTAAGCAGACGATGACAACGCCCTCCGGGAAATTGCCTGCCGAAACGCGTTTTGCCGTCGTCCGCCAGCGGCTCGAGCAGTTTGAGCCGCTCCCCGGGTGGCACGCATGGGCTTACGAATTTGCATTGTTCGTGTTCAAGCAAGGCTGGGCGTGCCTGTTCGGGGCCTTGATGCTGGCGCTCCTGGTTGGAACCCACTTGTTCTACCCCACCGACGCGCCAATCGCACGTTATGACTTTCTCACGTTATCCGCGTTGGCAATTCAGGTCGGGATGCTGGGGTTTCGGCTCGAAACCTGGAGCGAGGCCAAGGTCATTCTCGCGTTTCACATCGTCGGCACGGTCATGGAGCTGTTCAAGACGGCGCACGGTTCATGGATATATCCCGAACCAAGCCTGCTCAGGATCGGCGGCGTACCGCTGTTCTCCGGGTTCATGTACGCAGCTGTTGGCAGCTATATTGCCCGCGTCTGGCGGATTTTCGATTTTCGCTTCTCCCACTACCCGCCGCTCTGGACGACGTGGATCCTTGGCGTCGCGATCTACATCAACTTCTTCGCACACCACTGGCTGCCCGACATTCGCCTCGGCCTGTTTGCGGCGATGTTCGTGCTGTTTGCCCGCACCCGGGTGTGGTTCAGCGTGTGGAGGCAACCGCGCTGGATGCCGTTGCTCGTTGGATGGCTGCTCGTGGCCCTGTTCATCTGGTTTGCGGAGAACCTGGGCACGTTCGCCCGCGCGTGGGCCTATCCCAACCAACTGCACGTCTGGGCGTTCGTCCCTCCGGCCAAGCTCGGCGCGTGGTACCTGCTGATGTACATCAGCTTCGTCCTGGTCAGCTGGGTAGCAAAGGTGCGCGAACCCTCCGACGGCACTGGCGCTCGGTGATAAGTAGCACTAAGAGACCCAAATGTTTCTGAACTTCGTAGACGAACTGCGCGCAGCAGGGATCAAGGCCAGCTTCAAGGAGCACCTCACGCTGCTGGAGGCGCTCGACCGCGATGTGATCGAGCAGACGCCTGAGGCATTCTATTACCTCGCGCGCGCGACTTTCGTGAAGGACGAAGGGCTGATCGACCGGTTCGACCAGGTGTTCCAGAAGGTCTTCAAAGGGATAATGACCGATTACGGCCAAAACCCGGTCGATATTCCCGAGGACTGGCTCAAGGCGGTGGCCGAGAAGTTCCTCACGCCAGAGGAAATGGCCGAGATCGAGAAGATGGGCTCGTGGGACGAGCTTATGGACACGCTCAAGAAGCGCCTCGAGGAACAGGAAAAGCGCCACCAGGGTGGCAACAAGTGGATCGGCACCGGCGGCACTTCGCCGTTCGGCAACTCGGGATACAATCCCGAAGGCGTGCGGATCGGGGGAGAAAGCAAGCACAAGCGCGCGGTCAAGGTGTGGGAAAAGCGCGAGTTCAAGAACCTCGACAACACCCGCGAACTGGGCACGCGCAACATCAAGGTCGCACTGCGCCGGTTGCGGCGATTTGCGCGCGAGGGCTCTGCAGACGAGCTCGATCTCGACGCTACGATCGAAGGCACCGCCAAGCAGGGCTGGCTCGACATCCATATGCGGCCCGAGCGGCACAATGCAGTCAAGCTGCTACTGTTCCTCGATGTCGGTGGGTCGATGGATCCGTTCATCAAGGTGACCGAGGAGCTGTTCAGCGCCGCCACAAGCGAGTTCAAGAACCTCGAATTCTTCTACTTCCACAACTGCCTCTACGAAGGGGTGTGGAAGGATAACCGCCGCCGATGGGCCGAGCGGACCAAGACCTGGGACATCCTCCACAAGTACGGCCATGACTACAAGGTGGTGTTC
Above is a window of Tsuneonella mangrovi DNA encoding:
- the parE gene encoding DNA topoisomerase IV subunit B, with amino-acid sequence MSEDLFADTPASSGDYDSSSIEVLEGLEPVRRRPGMYIGGTDDRALHHLAAEVLDNSMDEAVAGHATRIEVVLEEGNRISIADNGRGMPVDEHPKFPGKSTLEVILGTLHSGGKFSGKAYATSGGLHGVGVSVVNALSSSTRVEVARDRQLYAQEFSRGQTLGPLQELGPTPNRRGTTVSFVPDTEIFGDRQFSPKRLFKLARSKAYLFAGVEIRWRCAESLAGEEVPAEAVFKFPGGLADHLAEQIGERECVTSQPFTGNQEFPDDQGRVEWAIAWPLWSDGSTSWYCNTVPTPDGGTHEQGVRAALTKGLRAFGELNGTKKAKDIAADDVMTGAEVMLSVFIRDPQFQSQTKDRLTSPEAARYVENAVRDHFDHFLTDNMERGRALLGQVMERMDERLKRKAEREVKRKTATNAKKLRLPGKLTDCSGEGDGDTELFIVEGDSAGGSAKQARNRKTQAILPIRGKILNVASASADKIRANSEIADLILALGCGTRKDCDPENLRYDRIIIMTDADVDGAHIATLLMTFFFQEMPAIVRGGYLYLAQPPLYKLTAGKESAYARDDAHRAELEDGQFKGKKVEVSRFKGLGEMNPQQLRETTMNPETRSLIRITLPAEHEQRHAVKELVDQLMGRNPEHRFNFIQNNAGEFDRDMIDA
- a CDS encoding DUF3422 domain-containing protein, with product MALREHELRRQIVGEMHLRRWPEVVAPATIYQIVRIVSESEREQEREVVEQLFDQPGDALRQDQRHLSGVLATGLRADWERHTEGSTITLFAAPDNDDEQISNALCEIESLPGKVIRATRIVVAEDEGAATESIAKMGFVPLEVVSSHVGPGVRFWSDFRIHAHGYGGIVVAANGCPPPALGRTIQQLQELGNYRNMALLGLPPTRDQWPRLDIVERELRRFAANVSDPAMKDDALLEYVAALSLDIANLSNAIGYRLDATRAYAQLVSERLDELGPVPIAGFQSIAEFTQRRLQPGVRTCEAHRNRLAQLSDRARDLTALLRARVETRIENQNARLLESMNQTGQRQMRLQQLVEGLSIFALTYYGVGLLGYLLGGLEEVTHVSSPGLIKAAAVPILIVTIAMAFHAIRRRILDD
- the rsmI gene encoding 16S rRNA (cytidine(1402)-2'-O)-methyltransferase, translated to MRVAVSHHAPEPLLDPGLYIVATPIGNLGDITFRAVETLRGCDAIACEDTRVTGKLLKHLGISKPLWRYDDHTSERDRERILAAARTQAIALVSDAGTPLVSDPGYRLVHEARDAGIPATSLPGPCAAIVGLTLSGLPNDSFLFAGFLPVKDKARADRLAQLAQIDATLIFYETGPRLAKSLAAIAKVLPGRTVSVARELTKLHEECRTASAADLRAHYEQHPPKGEIVLLIAPPERAETSVEDVEAMLLEALATMKASQAAAHVAKATGQDRKALYARALEMKSR
- a CDS encoding penicillin-binding protein activator, which gives rise to MNGWKLDRRKLVVASTALLLAGCKIIPNGGVETGPVAQPTPEPSATTLPTDDSRHRIALLVPTTGTNAAVGQSIANATNMALLDTNASNLRITTYDTSTNAGSAAAKAIADGNGLILGPLLADNVAAVQAQARRADVPLITFSNDSAVASPDVFVMGIAPEQSIDRTVAYASKHGSVRFAAIVPDGDYGDRAAAAFRKAVIADGGTLAGIETYTRGNTSIVSAATRLQTRGGFDTVLIADGPRLAAQAAGVFRPRGTGTTQLLGTELWSGDAGVTQVSALRGALFSAVSDSRFKRFSDSYASRFGSQPYRISTIGYDAVLLTLRIARDWKPGRKFPTSNLRSPDGFLGLDGAFRFNSSNVAERAMEVRQVQDGKVVIVSPAPRKFGG
- a CDS encoding YraN family protein — protein: MKRQRAEREGRRGERRAELWLRAKGWSILDRRRKTPAGEIDLVARRMGVVAFIEVKWRKQAADLAFAIDEYRLRRVAAAAEAVAQDYVRDGDDMRIDVILLAPGRLPDHIVNAWQP
- the gshB gene encoding glutathione synthase, which encodes MPLRVAVQMDPLDKINTAGDSSFALMLSAQSRGAELFHYDVGSLTLDSDDRLIAHANPVTVQRVEGEHFNMGERRRLDLGRDVDVVLMRQDPPFHMGYITATHLLERIEDETLVVNNPRSVRNAPEKVLVLDYREFMPPTLVTRSVEEVRAFQRQHGAVVVKPIHGNGGKAIFRVPADGDNLSALFEVFNQTWPEPHMVQPFLPEVAKGDKRIVLVDGEVTGAINRKPGEGEFRSNLAVGGSAEATTLTPREEEICAAMGPRLKELGLIFVGIDVIGGEWLTEINVTSPTGIVAIDNFNGTDTPGIIWDAIEARLA